The proteins below are encoded in one region of Oryzias melastigma strain HK-1 linkage group LG9, ASM292280v2, whole genome shotgun sequence:
- the rtn4r gene encoding reticulon-4 receptor, with the protein MRTVVVNGGRLLFLVMWLNLLTQAESCPAKCVCYSEPRPTVACQQQGLFSIPTEIPVRSQRIFLQNNKLTVVRSTSFSLCHNLTVLWLYSNNISYIEAGAFIGLEKLEELDIGDNSNLRTISPTAFRGLTKLHTLHLHRCGLSELPEGVFRGMFSLQYLYLQDNNILTLHDDTFLDLANLTYLYLHNNKIKIVTNNMFRGLVNLDRLLLHQNHVIYVQPQAFGDLKNLKSLFLFFNNLTVLTGETMSPLVSLQYLRLNGNRWICDCRARTLWEWFKRFKGSSSDLECYLPESLAGEDLKRLKRDSLEGCVEMSQIQTNLFISEPQLGKFLSTESPLGDTIPPCCLGDNDKSSIVSGKSRQITNNPHKEKENMSKTKYKQQERTKNETQNKQNDGPLGTLSNSLDKSLEDLNPEFIDNPESSTASNKKKKKCSKKPKSDSHCIRSQGSNSQMLLLLIIPMTWISLAMS; encoded by the coding sequence GGGGGCGACTCCTTTTCCTGGTGATGTGGCTGAATCTTCTGACCCAAGCTGAAAGCTGCCCTGCCAAGTGTGTGTGTTACAGTGAGCCCAGACCCACTGTGGCTTGCCAACAACAAGGACTGTTTTCTATCCCCACTGAGATCCCTGTACGGAGCCAACGAATATTCCTCCAGAACAACAAGCTGACAGTGGTGAGGTCCACCAGTTTCAGTTTGTGCCATAATCTCACCGTTCTCTGGCTCTACTCCAACAACATCAGCTACATTGAGGCTGGGGCCTTTATTGGCCTGGAGAAACTGGAGGAACTGGACATTGGAGACAACAGTAATCTCCGCACCATCAGCCCGACGGCCTTCCGGGGCCTAACGAAGCTGCACACCCTCCATCTGCACAGATGCGGCCTGTCAGAACTTCCTGAAGGAGTTTTCCGAGGAATGTTTTCTCTGCAGTACCTTTACCTGCAGGACAATAACATTCTGACTCTGCACGATGACACATTCCTAGACCTTGCCAATCTCACCTATCTGTACCTGCACAATAACAAAATCAAGATAGTGACAAACAACATGTTTCGGGGTTTAGTCAACCTGGACCGGCTGCTCCTGCACCAAAACCATGTTATTTATGTCCAGCCACAAGCTTTTGGTGATctcaaaaatctgaagtccttGTTCTTGTTCTTCAACAACCTTACAGTCCTGACAGGAGAGACTATGAGCCCTTTGGTTTCCCTCCAGTATTTGCGGTTGAACGGGAATCGGTGGATCTGTGACTGCCGGGCAAGGACATTATGGGAGTGGTTCAAACGTTTCAAAGGTTCCAGCTCTGATTTGGAATGTTACCTGCCTGAGTCTTTGGCCGGAGAGGACCTGAAGCGACTGAAAAGGGACAGTTTGGAAGGGTGTGTTGAAATGTCACAAATCCAAACAAACCTCTTTATTTCTGAGCCACAGTTGGGCAAATTCCTCTCTACTGAAAGCCCTTTGGGAGATACCATTCCCCCGTGTTGTCTTGGAGATAATGATAAGTCCTCAATTGTGTCTGGAAAGAGTCGCCAAATTACCAACAACCCTCATAAGGAAAAGGAGAACATGTCCAAGACCAAGTACAAGCAACAGGAAAGAACGAAAAACGAGACCCAGAACAAGCAGAATGATGGGCCACTGGGAACCTTGTCCAACTCTCTGGACAAGTCACTGGAAGACCTCAACCCGGAGTTTATAGATAACCCAGAGTCGTCTACAGcgtcaaacaaaaagaaaaagaaatgttccaAAAAGCCCAAATCAGACAGCCACTGCATCAGAAGCCAGGGCTCAAACTCACAgatgctgctgctcctcatcaTCCCCATGACCTGGATATCTCTAGCCATGTCTTAA